From a single Metopolophium dirhodum isolate CAU chromosome 6, ASM1992520v1, whole genome shotgun sequence genomic region:
- the LOC132946630 gene encoding probable multidrug resistance-associated protein lethal(2)03659 isoform X2, with translation MFGAKFICTTIILTISEICLSIGISTVVGKIVVHFETNKSVNQSPDGIYLTIGLIIVLLTRSVLYNSYDMRTSHIAMKIRVATCNIIYKKSLRLKSNSYDQASTGQIINLMSNDVNRFDISLLYVPFLWIGPLETIVVTYFLWQEVGVSSVFGVATLLIFIPLQIWLGSKTSEVRLQTAKRTDKRVHLMNEIISGLQVIKMYTWEPFFNNLTKYARKKEMNKIIESAYVKGILSSFFLFNTRVSLFVNLFVYILFGNNITASKVFIITSYYNILRGTLTIAFPPGVGLAAELLVSIKRIEDFLLYEENVKQATLQIKSTDNGCRKIINDGAVSNNISNENDTAAQSSNFGIVMSNASAKWTDDAQIDNTLENINLTVTPGRLVAIIGPVGAGKSSLVQAILQELPLIDGSISVRGIVSYASQEPWLFSGSVKQNIIFGSPMDKCRYNKVIDVCALKTDFEQFQYGDQTVVGERGLSLSGGQRARINLARAIYKQADIYLLDDPLSAVDTRVGKHLFEKCIKEYLKEKTCILVTHQIQYLTNVDQIVLMENAKVTVEGSYQELQSSGLDFTKLLGSSMETVVLTDNECQNEKSIIESPEAHSGHTAQKLSVSNVESPVEETETNDVHAEQVNMAETRSSGNVGFYIYSSYILAGGRFCKVLSLLSVCIFTQVIASGSDYWITYWVDLEDHHFRITEQFVDTNNVTFTTIQPTDRLMSWIVSRQTCVVVFAILTLLIIIFAFAELALMVSICTTASSNLHNQMFNSITRATMNFLNKNPSGRILNRFSKDIGVIDETLPPIFIDVVQIGLMVVGILIVVGIVNYYLIPPTLVIIIIFLKMRKMYMTTTRNVKRLEGVARSPMFTHVNSSLQGLTTIRAFGVEQILSQEFSIHQDLHSSAWYLFMMLSRAFGFWLDIVCILYTSLVTFFFVFIVNDTHGGNVGLAITQAIGLTGMFQWVVRLSAELENQMTSVERVLEYTNVPQESALESAPNKKPSKEWPNKGQIIFNKLYLRYDPETPFVLKNITVTIEATEKIGIVGRTGAGKSSLIGALFRLALNEGSIIIDGVEIHELGLHDLRSNVSIIPQEPVLFSGTMRKNLDPFDEYSDHVLWKALDEVELKDVVDDLSDGLNSKISEGGSNLSVGQRQLVCLARAIVRNNKILVLDEATANVDPQTDGLIQNTIRNKFRTCTVLTIAHRLITVMDSDKIIVMDGGTIVEFNHPYTLLENKNGYLYKMVEQSGPNNARLLHSIAAESFNRQRYADVNSN, from the exons ATGTTTGGAGCAAAGTTTATTTGTACcacaattatattaacaatatccGAAATTTGTTTAAG cATTGGCATATCGACTGTTGTTGGAAAAATAGTAGTACATTTTGAAACTAATAAATCAGTTAATCAAAGCCCAGATGGAATTTACTTAACGATTGgcttaataatagttttattgacaAGGTCAGTTCTTTATAACAGTTATGATATGAGAACATCTCATATTGCAATGAAAATTCGTGTGGCAActtgcaatattatttacaaaaag tcgTTGCGACTGAAATCTAATTCTTACGATCAGGCTTCGACCGGtcaaataataaatcttatGTCAAACGACGTAAATCGATTTGACATATCACTTTTGTATGTGCCTTTTCTGTGGATTGGTCCTTTAGAAACAATCGTAGTGACGTATTTTTTATGGCAAGAAGTTGGTGTGTCATCAGTATTTGGTGTTGCTACGTTGCTTATATTTATACCATTACAAA TATGGCTGGGGTCAAAAACGTCTGAAGTTCGATTACAAACAGCAAAAAGAACGGACAAACGAGTACACCTAATGAACGAAATTATTTCGGGTTTACAAGTGATAAAAATGTACACTTGGgaaccattttttaataatctaacAAAATATGCTAGAAA gaaAGAAATGAACAAAATTATAGAATCGGCTTATGTAAAAGGAATTTTGTCatcgttttttctatttaaCACTAGAGTCTCTttatttgtgaatttatttgtatacatattatttggaaACAATATAACCGCATCGaaa GTGTTTATAATCACAtcgtattataacattttacgaGGAACACTGACTATAGCCTTTCCACCGGGCGTTGGTCTAGCTGCTGAATTGCTAGTGTCAATAAAACGAATTGAG GATTTCCTTTTATACGAAGAAAATGTTAAACAAGCGaccctacaaataaaatcaACAGATAATGgttgtagaaaaataataaacgacgGTGCTGTGTCGAATAACATAAGTAATGAGAACGATACTGCAGCACAATCGAGTAATTTCGGCATAGTCATGTCGAATGCTTCAGCCAAGTGGACAGATGACGCTCAAATCGACAATACCTtagaaaatatcaatttaaccGTAACGCCCGGTCGATTGGTCGCAATAATTGGTCCAGTAGGGGCAggaaaa aGTTCGTTGGTACAAGCTATTTTACAGGAACTACCACTTATAGATGGAAGTATTTCCGTGCGTGGTATAGTGTCGTACGCATCGCAAGAACCATGGTTATTCTCAGGTTCtgttaaacaaaacataatttttggtTCACCAATGGACAAGTGCCGTTATAACAAA GTAATAGATGTATGTGCGCTGAAAACAGATTTCGAGCAATTTCAGTATGGCGACCAGACGGTTGTAGGAGAAAGAGGATTGTCTCTCAGTGGTGGGCAGAGAGCAAGAATAAATTTAGCGAG AGCCATATACAAACAAGCCGATATCTATTTATTGGATGACCCTCTATCGGCGGTGGATACTCGTGTTGGCAAgcatttgtttgaaaaatgtattaaag aGTATCTCAAAGAAAAGACTTGTATACTAGTAACCCATCAAATACAATACTTGACTAATGTAGATCAAATTGTTTTGATGGAAAAC GCAAAAGTTACAGTGGAGGGTTCATATCAAGAACTTCAAAGCTCTGGTTTAGACTTTACGAAATTACTGGGATCTTCAATGGAAACAGTAGTTTTAACCGACAATGAGTGTCAAAATGAAAAATCCATCATCGAAAGTCCTGAAGCACATTCCGGACATACTGCACAAAAGTTGTCCGTATCCAATGTTGAGTCGCCTGTCGAAGAAACCGAGACCAACGATGTTCACGCCGAACAGGTCAACATGGCTGAAACGCGTTCTTCGGGGAATGTCGGATTTTATATCTATTCATCGTATATTCTCGCCGGTGGCCGTTTTTGTAAAGTACTGAGTCTGTTGTCAGTGTGCATTTTTACTCAAGTAATTGCATCCGGCAGTGATTACTGGATAACTTATTG ggtTGATTTAGAAGATCATCATTTTCGTATAACTGAACAATTCGTGGATACTAATAATGTTACGTTCACAACAATCCAACCGACTGACAGATTAATGTCGTGGATTGTATCGAGGCAAACTTGTGTCGTAGTATTTGCAATACTTACACTTTTAATCATCATATTTGCGTTTGCCGAGTTGGCTCTGATGGTATCTATATGCACCACAGCATCTTCAAATTTACATAATCAAATGTTCAATTCAATTACCAGAGCAACAATGaactttttgaataaaaatccaTCAG GGCGAATTCTAAATCGTTTTTCAAAAGACATAGGGGTTATTGATGAAACATTGCCTCCAATATTCATTGATGTTGTacag ATCGGATTGATGGTGGTAGGAATATTAATAGTGGTGGGAATTGTCAATTACTATTTAATCCCACCAAcattggttataataataatttttttaaaaatgagaaaaatgtatatgacaACAACTCGTAATGTTAAACGTCTAGAAGGAGTCG CACGAAGTCCTATGTTTACCCATGTAAATTCATCACTTCAAGGGCTGACAACAATAAGAGCATTTGGTGTAGAACAAATACTTTCCCAAGAGTTTTCGATCCACCAA GATTTGCATTCTTCGGCttggtatttatttatgatgTTAAGTAGAGCATTTGGATTTTGGTTAGATATTGTTTGCATTTTGTATACAAGTCTTGTAACGTTTTTCTTCGTTTTCATTGTTAATG ATACACATGGTGGAAATGTTGGCTTAGCTATTACACAAGCAATTGGATTAACTGGTATGTTCCAATGGGTAGTAAGACTTTCTGCAGAATTGGAAAATCAAATGACATCGGTTGAAAGAGTTCTAGAATACACAAATGTACCACAAGAATCAGCTCTTGAATCAGCTCCAA ACAAAAAACCGTCCAAAGAATGGCCAAATAAaggacaaattatatttaacaaattatatctgCGTTACGACCCAGAAAcaccatttgttttaaaaaatatcactgTTACAATTGAGGCTACGGAaaaa ATAGGAATTGTTGGAAGGACTGGTGCTGGTAAATCATCTCTGATTGGAGCATTATTTAGATTAGCTCTTAACGAGGGTAGTATTATTATCGATGGTGTAGAAATACATGAATTGGGATTACATGACTTGCGATCTAATGTGTCCATCATTCCTCAAGAACCAGTTTTGTTTTCTGGAACAATGAGAAAAAACTTGGACCCATTCGATGAATACTCAGATCATGTTCTTTGGAAAGCCTTAGATGAA gTGGAACTTAAAGATGTTGTGGACGATTTATCTGATGGCCTGAACTCAAAAATATCCGAAGGTGGATCAAATTTGAGTGTTGGTCAAAGACAATTAGTATGCTTGGCTAGAGCTATtgtacgaaataataaaatccTTGTATTAGATGAAGCCACTGCCAATGTGGAtccaca aactgACGGTTTGATACAAAATACTATCAGAAATAAGTTTCGAACATGTACAGTATTAACGATTGCTCATCGTTTGATCACTGTCATGGATTCggacaaaataattgtaatggaCGGTGGTACAATCGTTGAATTCAACCACCCATATACTTTGTTGGAAAACAAAAATggatatttgtacaaaatggtAGAACAATCAGGCCCAAATAACGCCAGATTGTTACACAGTATAGCAGCTgag agttTTAATAGACAACGATATGCAGATGTcaactcaaattaa
- the LOC132946630 gene encoding probable multidrug resistance-associated protein lethal(2)03659 isoform X1, with the protein MDATSKEEKPFNPRAKANILEIITHSWILKLIIKGLKKELDLIDLYTILEEDSSALLGNKLENLWKEELINSKKKNQKPSFLRTLIQMFGAKFICTTIILTISEICLSIGISTVVGKIVVHFETNKSVNQSPDGIYLTIGLIIVLLTRSVLYNSYDMRTSHIAMKIRVATCNIIYKKSLRLKSNSYDQASTGQIINLMSNDVNRFDISLLYVPFLWIGPLETIVVTYFLWQEVGVSSVFGVATLLIFIPLQIWLGSKTSEVRLQTAKRTDKRVHLMNEIISGLQVIKMYTWEPFFNNLTKYARKKEMNKIIESAYVKGILSSFFLFNTRVSLFVNLFVYILFGNNITASKVFIITSYYNILRGTLTIAFPPGVGLAAELLVSIKRIEDFLLYEENVKQATLQIKSTDNGCRKIINDGAVSNNISNENDTAAQSSNFGIVMSNASAKWTDDAQIDNTLENINLTVTPGRLVAIIGPVGAGKSSLVQAILQELPLIDGSISVRGIVSYASQEPWLFSGSVKQNIIFGSPMDKCRYNKVIDVCALKTDFEQFQYGDQTVVGERGLSLSGGQRARINLARAIYKQADIYLLDDPLSAVDTRVGKHLFEKCIKEYLKEKTCILVTHQIQYLTNVDQIVLMENAKVTVEGSYQELQSSGLDFTKLLGSSMETVVLTDNECQNEKSIIESPEAHSGHTAQKLSVSNVESPVEETETNDVHAEQVNMAETRSSGNVGFYIYSSYILAGGRFCKVLSLLSVCIFTQVIASGSDYWITYWVDLEDHHFRITEQFVDTNNVTFTTIQPTDRLMSWIVSRQTCVVVFAILTLLIIIFAFAELALMVSICTTASSNLHNQMFNSITRATMNFLNKNPSGRILNRFSKDIGVIDETLPPIFIDVVQIGLMVVGILIVVGIVNYYLIPPTLVIIIIFLKMRKMYMTTTRNVKRLEGVARSPMFTHVNSSLQGLTTIRAFGVEQILSQEFSIHQDLHSSAWYLFMMLSRAFGFWLDIVCILYTSLVTFFFVFIVNDTHGGNVGLAITQAIGLTGMFQWVVRLSAELENQMTSVERVLEYTNVPQESALESAPNKKPSKEWPNKGQIIFNKLYLRYDPETPFVLKNITVTIEATEKIGIVGRTGAGKSSLIGALFRLALNEGSIIIDGVEIHELGLHDLRSNVSIIPQEPVLFSGTMRKNLDPFDEYSDHVLWKALDEVELKDVVDDLSDGLNSKISEGGSNLSVGQRQLVCLARAIVRNNKILVLDEATANVDPQTDGLIQNTIRNKFRTCTVLTIAHRLITVMDSDKIIVMDGGTIVEFNHPYTLLENKNGYLYKMVEQSGPNNARLLHSIAAESFNRQRYADVNSN; encoded by the exons atGGACGCAACTTCCAAAGAAGAAAAACCATTCAATCCAAGGGCTAAAGCTAATATTCTTGAAATCATTACTCATAg ttggaTTTTAAAACTCATTATAAAgggattaaaaaaagaattagatTTAATCGATTTATACACAATTTTGGAAGAAGATTCATCTGCATTACTGGGCAACAAATTAGAAAA CTTATGGAAGGAGGAattgataaattcaaaaaagaaaaatcaaaagCCGAGTTTTTTAAGGACACTAATTCAAATGTTTGGAGCAAAGTTTATTTGTACcacaattatattaacaatatccGAAATTTGTTTAAG cATTGGCATATCGACTGTTGTTGGAAAAATAGTAGTACATTTTGAAACTAATAAATCAGTTAATCAAAGCCCAGATGGAATTTACTTAACGATTGgcttaataatagttttattgacaAGGTCAGTTCTTTATAACAGTTATGATATGAGAACATCTCATATTGCAATGAAAATTCGTGTGGCAActtgcaatattatttacaaaaag tcgTTGCGACTGAAATCTAATTCTTACGATCAGGCTTCGACCGGtcaaataataaatcttatGTCAAACGACGTAAATCGATTTGACATATCACTTTTGTATGTGCCTTTTCTGTGGATTGGTCCTTTAGAAACAATCGTAGTGACGTATTTTTTATGGCAAGAAGTTGGTGTGTCATCAGTATTTGGTGTTGCTACGTTGCTTATATTTATACCATTACAAA TATGGCTGGGGTCAAAAACGTCTGAAGTTCGATTACAAACAGCAAAAAGAACGGACAAACGAGTACACCTAATGAACGAAATTATTTCGGGTTTACAAGTGATAAAAATGTACACTTGGgaaccattttttaataatctaacAAAATATGCTAGAAA gaaAGAAATGAACAAAATTATAGAATCGGCTTATGTAAAAGGAATTTTGTCatcgttttttctatttaaCACTAGAGTCTCTttatttgtgaatttatttgtatacatattatttggaaACAATATAACCGCATCGaaa GTGTTTATAATCACAtcgtattataacattttacgaGGAACACTGACTATAGCCTTTCCACCGGGCGTTGGTCTAGCTGCTGAATTGCTAGTGTCAATAAAACGAATTGAG GATTTCCTTTTATACGAAGAAAATGTTAAACAAGCGaccctacaaataaaatcaACAGATAATGgttgtagaaaaataataaacgacgGTGCTGTGTCGAATAACATAAGTAATGAGAACGATACTGCAGCACAATCGAGTAATTTCGGCATAGTCATGTCGAATGCTTCAGCCAAGTGGACAGATGACGCTCAAATCGACAATACCTtagaaaatatcaatttaaccGTAACGCCCGGTCGATTGGTCGCAATAATTGGTCCAGTAGGGGCAggaaaa aGTTCGTTGGTACAAGCTATTTTACAGGAACTACCACTTATAGATGGAAGTATTTCCGTGCGTGGTATAGTGTCGTACGCATCGCAAGAACCATGGTTATTCTCAGGTTCtgttaaacaaaacataatttttggtTCACCAATGGACAAGTGCCGTTATAACAAA GTAATAGATGTATGTGCGCTGAAAACAGATTTCGAGCAATTTCAGTATGGCGACCAGACGGTTGTAGGAGAAAGAGGATTGTCTCTCAGTGGTGGGCAGAGAGCAAGAATAAATTTAGCGAG AGCCATATACAAACAAGCCGATATCTATTTATTGGATGACCCTCTATCGGCGGTGGATACTCGTGTTGGCAAgcatttgtttgaaaaatgtattaaag aGTATCTCAAAGAAAAGACTTGTATACTAGTAACCCATCAAATACAATACTTGACTAATGTAGATCAAATTGTTTTGATGGAAAAC GCAAAAGTTACAGTGGAGGGTTCATATCAAGAACTTCAAAGCTCTGGTTTAGACTTTACGAAATTACTGGGATCTTCAATGGAAACAGTAGTTTTAACCGACAATGAGTGTCAAAATGAAAAATCCATCATCGAAAGTCCTGAAGCACATTCCGGACATACTGCACAAAAGTTGTCCGTATCCAATGTTGAGTCGCCTGTCGAAGAAACCGAGACCAACGATGTTCACGCCGAACAGGTCAACATGGCTGAAACGCGTTCTTCGGGGAATGTCGGATTTTATATCTATTCATCGTATATTCTCGCCGGTGGCCGTTTTTGTAAAGTACTGAGTCTGTTGTCAGTGTGCATTTTTACTCAAGTAATTGCATCCGGCAGTGATTACTGGATAACTTATTG ggtTGATTTAGAAGATCATCATTTTCGTATAACTGAACAATTCGTGGATACTAATAATGTTACGTTCACAACAATCCAACCGACTGACAGATTAATGTCGTGGATTGTATCGAGGCAAACTTGTGTCGTAGTATTTGCAATACTTACACTTTTAATCATCATATTTGCGTTTGCCGAGTTGGCTCTGATGGTATCTATATGCACCACAGCATCTTCAAATTTACATAATCAAATGTTCAATTCAATTACCAGAGCAACAATGaactttttgaataaaaatccaTCAG GGCGAATTCTAAATCGTTTTTCAAAAGACATAGGGGTTATTGATGAAACATTGCCTCCAATATTCATTGATGTTGTacag ATCGGATTGATGGTGGTAGGAATATTAATAGTGGTGGGAATTGTCAATTACTATTTAATCCCACCAAcattggttataataataatttttttaaaaatgagaaaaatgtatatgacaACAACTCGTAATGTTAAACGTCTAGAAGGAGTCG CACGAAGTCCTATGTTTACCCATGTAAATTCATCACTTCAAGGGCTGACAACAATAAGAGCATTTGGTGTAGAACAAATACTTTCCCAAGAGTTTTCGATCCACCAA GATTTGCATTCTTCGGCttggtatttatttatgatgTTAAGTAGAGCATTTGGATTTTGGTTAGATATTGTTTGCATTTTGTATACAAGTCTTGTAACGTTTTTCTTCGTTTTCATTGTTAATG ATACACATGGTGGAAATGTTGGCTTAGCTATTACACAAGCAATTGGATTAACTGGTATGTTCCAATGGGTAGTAAGACTTTCTGCAGAATTGGAAAATCAAATGACATCGGTTGAAAGAGTTCTAGAATACACAAATGTACCACAAGAATCAGCTCTTGAATCAGCTCCAA ACAAAAAACCGTCCAAAGAATGGCCAAATAAaggacaaattatatttaacaaattatatctgCGTTACGACCCAGAAAcaccatttgttttaaaaaatatcactgTTACAATTGAGGCTACGGAaaaa ATAGGAATTGTTGGAAGGACTGGTGCTGGTAAATCATCTCTGATTGGAGCATTATTTAGATTAGCTCTTAACGAGGGTAGTATTATTATCGATGGTGTAGAAATACATGAATTGGGATTACATGACTTGCGATCTAATGTGTCCATCATTCCTCAAGAACCAGTTTTGTTTTCTGGAACAATGAGAAAAAACTTGGACCCATTCGATGAATACTCAGATCATGTTCTTTGGAAAGCCTTAGATGAA gTGGAACTTAAAGATGTTGTGGACGATTTATCTGATGGCCTGAACTCAAAAATATCCGAAGGTGGATCAAATTTGAGTGTTGGTCAAAGACAATTAGTATGCTTGGCTAGAGCTATtgtacgaaataataaaatccTTGTATTAGATGAAGCCACTGCCAATGTGGAtccaca aactgACGGTTTGATACAAAATACTATCAGAAATAAGTTTCGAACATGTACAGTATTAACGATTGCTCATCGTTTGATCACTGTCATGGATTCggacaaaataattgtaatggaCGGTGGTACAATCGTTGAATTCAACCACCCATATACTTTGTTGGAAAACAAAAATggatatttgtacaaaatggtAGAACAATCAGGCCCAAATAACGCCAGATTGTTACACAGTATAGCAGCTgag agttTTAATAGACAACGATATGCAGATGTcaactcaaattaa
- the LOC132946630 gene encoding probable multidrug resistance-associated protein lethal(2)03659 isoform X3 — MNEIISGLQVIKMYTWEPFFNNLTKYARKKEMNKIIESAYVKGILSSFFLFNTRVSLFVNLFVYILFGNNITASKVFIITSYYNILRGTLTIAFPPGVGLAAELLVSIKRIEDFLLYEENVKQATLQIKSTDNGCRKIINDGAVSNNISNENDTAAQSSNFGIVMSNASAKWTDDAQIDNTLENINLTVTPGRLVAIIGPVGAGKSSLVQAILQELPLIDGSISVRGIVSYASQEPWLFSGSVKQNIIFGSPMDKCRYNKVIDVCALKTDFEQFQYGDQTVVGERGLSLSGGQRARINLARAIYKQADIYLLDDPLSAVDTRVGKHLFEKCIKEYLKEKTCILVTHQIQYLTNVDQIVLMENAKVTVEGSYQELQSSGLDFTKLLGSSMETVVLTDNECQNEKSIIESPEAHSGHTAQKLSVSNVESPVEETETNDVHAEQVNMAETRSSGNVGFYIYSSYILAGGRFCKVLSLLSVCIFTQVIASGSDYWITYWVDLEDHHFRITEQFVDTNNVTFTTIQPTDRLMSWIVSRQTCVVVFAILTLLIIIFAFAELALMVSICTTASSNLHNQMFNSITRATMNFLNKNPSGRILNRFSKDIGVIDETLPPIFIDVVQIGLMVVGILIVVGIVNYYLIPPTLVIIIIFLKMRKMYMTTTRNVKRLEGVARSPMFTHVNSSLQGLTTIRAFGVEQILSQEFSIHQDLHSSAWYLFMMLSRAFGFWLDIVCILYTSLVTFFFVFIVNDTHGGNVGLAITQAIGLTGMFQWVVRLSAELENQMTSVERVLEYTNVPQESALESAPNKKPSKEWPNKGQIIFNKLYLRYDPETPFVLKNITVTIEATEKIGIVGRTGAGKSSLIGALFRLALNEGSIIIDGVEIHELGLHDLRSNVSIIPQEPVLFSGTMRKNLDPFDEYSDHVLWKALDEVELKDVVDDLSDGLNSKISEGGSNLSVGQRQLVCLARAIVRNNKILVLDEATANVDPQTDGLIQNTIRNKFRTCTVLTIAHRLITVMDSDKIIVMDGGTIVEFNHPYTLLENKNGYLYKMVEQSGPNNARLLHSIAAESFNRQRYADVNSN, encoded by the exons ATGAACGAAATTATTTCGGGTTTACAAGTGATAAAAATGTACACTTGGgaaccattttttaataatctaacAAAATATGCTAGAAA gaaAGAAATGAACAAAATTATAGAATCGGCTTATGTAAAAGGAATTTTGTCatcgttttttctatttaaCACTAGAGTCTCTttatttgtgaatttatttgtatacatattatttggaaACAATATAACCGCATCGaaa GTGTTTATAATCACAtcgtattataacattttacgaGGAACACTGACTATAGCCTTTCCACCGGGCGTTGGTCTAGCTGCTGAATTGCTAGTGTCAATAAAACGAATTGAG GATTTCCTTTTATACGAAGAAAATGTTAAACAAGCGaccctacaaataaaatcaACAGATAATGgttgtagaaaaataataaacgacgGTGCTGTGTCGAATAACATAAGTAATGAGAACGATACTGCAGCACAATCGAGTAATTTCGGCATAGTCATGTCGAATGCTTCAGCCAAGTGGACAGATGACGCTCAAATCGACAATACCTtagaaaatatcaatttaaccGTAACGCCCGGTCGATTGGTCGCAATAATTGGTCCAGTAGGGGCAggaaaa aGTTCGTTGGTACAAGCTATTTTACAGGAACTACCACTTATAGATGGAAGTATTTCCGTGCGTGGTATAGTGTCGTACGCATCGCAAGAACCATGGTTATTCTCAGGTTCtgttaaacaaaacataatttttggtTCACCAATGGACAAGTGCCGTTATAACAAA GTAATAGATGTATGTGCGCTGAAAACAGATTTCGAGCAATTTCAGTATGGCGACCAGACGGTTGTAGGAGAAAGAGGATTGTCTCTCAGTGGTGGGCAGAGAGCAAGAATAAATTTAGCGAG AGCCATATACAAACAAGCCGATATCTATTTATTGGATGACCCTCTATCGGCGGTGGATACTCGTGTTGGCAAgcatttgtttgaaaaatgtattaaag aGTATCTCAAAGAAAAGACTTGTATACTAGTAACCCATCAAATACAATACTTGACTAATGTAGATCAAATTGTTTTGATGGAAAAC GCAAAAGTTACAGTGGAGGGTTCATATCAAGAACTTCAAAGCTCTGGTTTAGACTTTACGAAATTACTGGGATCTTCAATGGAAACAGTAGTTTTAACCGACAATGAGTGTCAAAATGAAAAATCCATCATCGAAAGTCCTGAAGCACATTCCGGACATACTGCACAAAAGTTGTCCGTATCCAATGTTGAGTCGCCTGTCGAAGAAACCGAGACCAACGATGTTCACGCCGAACAGGTCAACATGGCTGAAACGCGTTCTTCGGGGAATGTCGGATTTTATATCTATTCATCGTATATTCTCGCCGGTGGCCGTTTTTGTAAAGTACTGAGTCTGTTGTCAGTGTGCATTTTTACTCAAGTAATTGCATCCGGCAGTGATTACTGGATAACTTATTG ggtTGATTTAGAAGATCATCATTTTCGTATAACTGAACAATTCGTGGATACTAATAATGTTACGTTCACAACAATCCAACCGACTGACAGATTAATGTCGTGGATTGTATCGAGGCAAACTTGTGTCGTAGTATTTGCAATACTTACACTTTTAATCATCATATTTGCGTTTGCCGAGTTGGCTCTGATGGTATCTATATGCACCACAGCATCTTCAAATTTACATAATCAAATGTTCAATTCAATTACCAGAGCAACAATGaactttttgaataaaaatccaTCAG GGCGAATTCTAAATCGTTTTTCAAAAGACATAGGGGTTATTGATGAAACATTGCCTCCAATATTCATTGATGTTGTacag ATCGGATTGATGGTGGTAGGAATATTAATAGTGGTGGGAATTGTCAATTACTATTTAATCCCACCAAcattggttataataataatttttttaaaaatgagaaaaatgtatatgacaACAACTCGTAATGTTAAACGTCTAGAAGGAGTCG CACGAAGTCCTATGTTTACCCATGTAAATTCATCACTTCAAGGGCTGACAACAATAAGAGCATTTGGTGTAGAACAAATACTTTCCCAAGAGTTTTCGATCCACCAA GATTTGCATTCTTCGGCttggtatttatttatgatgTTAAGTAGAGCATTTGGATTTTGGTTAGATATTGTTTGCATTTTGTATACAAGTCTTGTAACGTTTTTCTTCGTTTTCATTGTTAATG ATACACATGGTGGAAATGTTGGCTTAGCTATTACACAAGCAATTGGATTAACTGGTATGTTCCAATGGGTAGTAAGACTTTCTGCAGAATTGGAAAATCAAATGACATCGGTTGAAAGAGTTCTAGAATACACAAATGTACCACAAGAATCAGCTCTTGAATCAGCTCCAA ACAAAAAACCGTCCAAAGAATGGCCAAATAAaggacaaattatatttaacaaattatatctgCGTTACGACCCAGAAAcaccatttgttttaaaaaatatcactgTTACAATTGAGGCTACGGAaaaa ATAGGAATTGTTGGAAGGACTGGTGCTGGTAAATCATCTCTGATTGGAGCATTATTTAGATTAGCTCTTAACGAGGGTAGTATTATTATCGATGGTGTAGAAATACATGAATTGGGATTACATGACTTGCGATCTAATGTGTCCATCATTCCTCAAGAACCAGTTTTGTTTTCTGGAACAATGAGAAAAAACTTGGACCCATTCGATGAATACTCAGATCATGTTCTTTGGAAAGCCTTAGATGAA gTGGAACTTAAAGATGTTGTGGACGATTTATCTGATGGCCTGAACTCAAAAATATCCGAAGGTGGATCAAATTTGAGTGTTGGTCAAAGACAATTAGTATGCTTGGCTAGAGCTATtgtacgaaataataaaatccTTGTATTAGATGAAGCCACTGCCAATGTGGAtccaca aactgACGGTTTGATACAAAATACTATCAGAAATAAGTTTCGAACATGTACAGTATTAACGATTGCTCATCGTTTGATCACTGTCATGGATTCggacaaaataattgtaatggaCGGTGGTACAATCGTTGAATTCAACCACCCATATACTTTGTTGGAAAACAAAAATggatatttgtacaaaatggtAGAACAATCAGGCCCAAATAACGCCAGATTGTTACACAGTATAGCAGCTgag agttTTAATAGACAACGATATGCAGATGTcaactcaaattaa